One window of Botrimarina mediterranea genomic DNA carries:
- a CDS encoding retropepsin-like aspartic protease, with protein MLSISVAAVAQVPIDGFFPMVGLALTDEFDEDFNFFPFASSSPSGTMLGPNGNPFYDLALLDTGAGFSVLTSQAYDDFNLDGPYPGESDGFFGTEVVTIGGATGQLDAHINDPFGLYVGGLQGRSSAGASLTMNHAALSGQTNTSTITLPPESDLPNIVGLPFASQYATRIRNDAPQVFELEGKTIRTPSIDFLPRGSGGNGITRKAPLLLNPGAAFAQPPTYLPNIQNFDIDNPEENPTIPTIIQGALFMNASATNAGSSLGNKEFFFDTGASVTVVSEFNALLLGFDVTTDSPEFTVSIVGSGGTLQDVPGFFVDQFTIPALGGSITANNVPVLVLDVTNPADPGNVVEGIIGTNLLAGRNIVIDPNPSAGAGGQSAGVYISDPVTTAFNWTTAAASAAWSTGGSWNAAATPTYLSKATLQNTGAAGKEAVVSGEQQAWDVTVGGASGAMTVRIASGGKLTTFSGVTVNDGGVVQLQDSALDTQYIDVRGGTLTGAGDIRTGSGPITGQVEVIDGVIAPGNGVGTLSIDGRLATSGGAEFQFELGGTTAGTGYDQLVINGDAALAGKLSVSLVNGFTPAVGALFELMTYEAQGGEFATLDLPGGFQWEVIYGLESLMLEVIGEGLAGDFNADGTVNAADYTVWRDGLGSVYTQADYTDWKNNYGATNVSMSVSVPEPASLVLLAFALSAFTKPRR; from the coding sequence ATGCTATCGATCAGCGTCGCCGCCGTTGCCCAAGTTCCCATCGATGGGTTCTTCCCGATGGTGGGCCTCGCGCTCACCGATGAGTTCGACGAGGACTTCAACTTCTTCCCGTTCGCCTCGTCATCGCCAAGCGGCACGATGCTCGGCCCGAACGGCAATCCGTTCTACGACCTCGCATTGCTCGACACGGGCGCCGGCTTCTCGGTGCTGACCTCGCAGGCTTACGACGACTTCAACCTCGACGGGCCTTATCCCGGGGAGAGCGACGGGTTCTTTGGAACCGAGGTTGTCACGATCGGCGGCGCCACGGGGCAGCTCGACGCCCATATCAACGATCCGTTCGGGTTGTACGTTGGCGGCTTGCAGGGACGATCTAGCGCCGGCGCGTCGCTGACGATGAACCATGCGGCGTTGAGCGGGCAGACGAATACCTCGACCATCACGCTGCCGCCCGAGTCGGACCTTCCGAACATCGTTGGTTTGCCATTCGCGAGCCAGTACGCCACGCGGATCCGCAACGACGCGCCGCAGGTTTTCGAGTTGGAAGGGAAAACCATCCGCACGCCGTCGATCGACTTCCTGCCACGAGGCAGCGGCGGCAACGGCATCACTCGCAAGGCGCCGCTGCTATTGAATCCAGGCGCCGCGTTCGCGCAACCGCCGACTTATCTGCCAAACATCCAGAATTTCGATATCGACAACCCCGAAGAGAACCCGACGATCCCGACGATCATTCAGGGCGCGCTGTTCATGAACGCCAGCGCGACGAACGCTGGTTCGAGCCTTGGCAACAAGGAGTTCTTCTTCGATACCGGCGCCAGTGTGACGGTCGTCTCCGAGTTCAATGCGCTACTCCTCGGTTTTGATGTGACGACCGACTCGCCCGAGTTCACGGTCTCTATTGTCGGTTCTGGTGGGACGCTCCAAGACGTTCCCGGATTCTTTGTCGATCAATTCACCATCCCGGCTCTCGGCGGAAGCATCACGGCGAATAATGTCCCCGTGCTGGTCCTCGACGTCACCAACCCTGCCGACCCCGGTAACGTTGTCGAAGGAATCATCGGCACGAACCTGCTGGCGGGTCGCAATATCGTCATCGATCCCAATCCCTCGGCCGGCGCCGGGGGGCAGAGCGCGGGCGTCTATATCAGCGACCCCGTCACAACGGCGTTCAACTGGACCACGGCGGCGGCTTCGGCGGCTTGGTCCACCGGCGGGTCGTGGAACGCCGCAGCGACGCCGACTTATCTCAGCAAGGCGACGCTGCAGAACACCGGCGCCGCCGGCAAAGAAGCCGTTGTCTCCGGTGAGCAGCAAGCGTGGGACGTCACTGTCGGCGGCGCCTCGGGCGCGATGACGGTCCGCATCGCCAGCGGCGGCAAGTTGACGACCTTCTCGGGCGTCACCGTCAACGACGGCGGCGTCGTGCAACTACAGGACTCGGCGCTCGACACCCAGTACATCGATGTCCGCGGCGGCACGCTCACCGGCGCCGGCGACATCCGCACGGGCAGCGGCCCGATCACCGGCCAAGTTGAGGTCATCGATGGCGTCATTGCGCCGGGCAATGGCGTCGGAACACTTTCGATCGATGGCCGCCTGGCGACAAGCGGTGGCGCGGAGTTCCAGTTCGAGCTGGGTGGCACGACTGCGGGCACGGGCTACGACCAACTCGTCATCAACGGCGACGCCGCCCTCGCCGGCAAATTGTCGGTCTCGCTCGTGAACGGCTTCACGCCTGCCGTGGGCGCTCTCTTCGAGCTCATGACCTACGAGGCCCAGGGTGGCGAGTTCGCGACGCTTGATCTCCCCGGCGGCTTCCAGTGGGAAGTGATCTACGGTCTCGAATCGTTGATGTTGGAAGTCATTGGCGAAGGCCTAGCCGGCGACTTCAACGCCGACGGCACGGTGAACGCCGCCGACTACACCGTCTGGCGCGACGGACTCGGCTCGGTCTACACACAGGCCGACTACACCGACTGGAAGAACAATTATGGCGCCACCAACGTCTCGATGAGCGTCAGCGTTCCCGAGCCGGCGTCGCTGGTGTTGTTGGCTTTTGCCCTGTCGGCGTTCACCAAGCCGCGCCGCTGA
- a CDS encoding glycosyltransferase family protein produces MSLLYYSVMGEGRGHAARARAVVERMRGRHRVVLFTSHDALEFLAKEYADDAEVDVREIPGLKFHYTTSGIDNLKTIRLGLAFWASMRRHTNELEEAIVAERPDLVITDFEPLLPRAARRQGVPVLSLDHQHFLSTYDLSTLPRELRDWAWRMSWSIWAFGIRQERTVVSAFYKPPLRRGCEDVVQVGPLIRSAVASRQPTKGDFILSYVRRATPQRVLDLLADLPMPVKLYGLGARPAKGSLTYHPIDEQTFADDLAGCDAVIGAAGNQLTGESLYFGKPVLVLPERHHYEQRINGEFVEQMQGGERRILERVTADDMQGFLGRRELYRERLAQTRPCPDGCPRVIEVIEEMLAS; encoded by the coding sequence GTGTCCCTCCTCTACTACAGCGTGATGGGCGAGGGTCGCGGCCATGCGGCTCGCGCGCGGGCTGTTGTCGAGCGGATGCGGGGGCGGCATCGGGTGGTGCTATTCACCTCGCACGATGCCCTGGAATTCCTGGCGAAGGAGTACGCAGACGACGCCGAGGTCGACGTCCGTGAGATCCCGGGGCTCAAGTTCCACTACACGACCTCGGGGATCGACAACCTCAAGACGATCCGCCTTGGATTAGCGTTCTGGGCGTCGATGCGGCGGCACACGAACGAATTGGAAGAGGCGATCGTCGCCGAGCGTCCAGACCTCGTCATCACCGACTTTGAGCCCCTGCTCCCCCGCGCCGCGCGACGTCAGGGCGTGCCCGTGTTGAGCCTTGATCATCAGCACTTTCTTTCGACCTACGACCTCTCGACCCTGCCGCGCGAGCTGCGGGATTGGGCATGGCGGATGAGCTGGTCGATCTGGGCCTTCGGCATCCGCCAAGAGCGAACGGTCGTCTCGGCGTTCTACAAGCCGCCGCTGCGTCGCGGTTGCGAGGACGTCGTGCAGGTCGGCCCGCTGATCCGCAGCGCTGTCGCCAGCCGTCAGCCGACGAAGGGCGATTTCATCCTCTCCTACGTCCGCCGGGCGACGCCGCAACGGGTGCTCGACTTGCTGGCGGATCTGCCGATGCCGGTCAAGCTCTACGGGCTCGGTGCACGACCCGCCAAAGGCTCACTGACCTATCACCCCATCGACGAGCAGACCTTCGCCGACGATCTGGCGGGCTGCGACGCAGTGATCGGCGCCGCGGGCAACCAACTCACCGGCGAATCCCTGTACTTTGGCAAGCCGGTGCTGGTGCTCCCCGAACGTCACCACTACGAGCAACGCATCAATGGCGAGTTCGTCGAGCAGATGCAGGGCGGCGAACGGCGGATACTGGAACGCGTCACCGCCGACGACATGCAGGGCTTTCTCGGGCGCCGCGAACTCTACCGCGAGCGCCTCGCCCAAACGCGCCCATGCCCGGACGGCTGCCCGCGCGTGATCGAAGTCATCGAAGAGATGCTCGCATCATGA
- a CDS encoding DNA glycosylase family protein: MPRPSRLSIAVPADLWLPTAVCSYGYFLLAPNRWRPQEFTWERSFDAAEFGLPEERFHATIDQPAGRGAPLRVRCDVVVSPPARQALRAAIGRMLRLDKDLRQLHRALPAAKRRGYGRLIRSATLLEDMVKTITSCNVGWPSTVRMNQLLVERVGGGAFPSAERLARWTPARLQKVCRVGYRAKRIIGLARLFAKGQLEAAWFESPERSTEELREKLLSLDGFGPYSAANVLQLLDRDDELPIDTETYRLYCKRQGVERPVNPLALHPQIITHYERYRPHRFLAYWFELWRDYESQRGEAWTWDADTVGSSFTAAQLDK, from the coding sequence ATGCCCCGCCCCAGCCGCCTGTCGATCGCCGTTCCCGCCGATTTGTGGCTCCCCACGGCAGTCTGCTCGTACGGCTACTTCCTGCTGGCGCCCAACCGCTGGCGCCCTCAGGAGTTCACTTGGGAGCGATCGTTCGACGCCGCCGAGTTCGGTCTCCCCGAGGAGCGGTTCCACGCCACGATCGACCAACCCGCCGGACGGGGGGCGCCCCTGCGGGTCCGCTGCGACGTGGTCGTCTCGCCGCCGGCCCGCCAGGCCCTGCGGGCGGCGATCGGCCGGATGCTCCGCCTCGACAAAGACCTCCGCCAGCTCCACCGGGCTCTCCCCGCCGCCAAACGCCGCGGCTACGGCCGGCTGATCCGGTCGGCGACGCTGCTGGAGGACATGGTCAAGACGATCACCAGCTGCAACGTCGGCTGGCCGAGCACGGTGCGGATGAACCAGCTGCTGGTCGAGCGCGTCGGCGGCGGCGCCTTCCCCTCGGCCGAGCGCCTCGCCCGCTGGACGCCGGCGCGGCTACAGAAAGTCTGTCGGGTCGGCTATCGGGCCAAGCGGATCATCGGCCTCGCGCGGCTGTTCGCCAAAGGCCAGCTCGAAGCCGCTTGGTTCGAGTCGCCGGAGCGCTCGACCGAGGAGCTGCGCGAGAAGCTGCTGTCGCTCGATGGGTTCGGCCCCTACTCGGCGGCGAACGTACTTCAGCTGCTCGACCGCGACGACGAGCTGCCGATCGACACCGAAACCTACCGCCTCTACTGCAAACGCCAAGGCGTCGAGCGACCCGTCAACCCGCTCGCGCTGCACCCACAGATCATCACCCATTACGAGCGCTACCGCCCGCACCGCTTCCTGGCGTACTGGTTCGAACTCTGGCGCGACTACGAGAGCCAACGCGGCGAAGCCTGGACCTGGGACGCCGACACCGTAGGCTCATCCTTCACCGCAGCGCAGCTTGATAAATGA
- a CDS encoding GNAT family N-acetyltransferase has protein sequence MSTSEIRLMRMMQHTVKSCRLMQISEDEALAVGGLLAKVFPKPDKGPVERAAQLKRIGQEYDGPVECGPVSHIILQEDRVVAHAVTFGRTVGANAGELTVMALAYVATDPECRGQGLGAAVTHAAFARVDQGVFPFALFQTSFKVQPFYEQIGCKLVENRVYNSLNEEDPQANPFWDDVLMRYPASEGWPIGEIDLRGRGW, from the coding sequence ATGTCTACCTCCGAGATTCGCTTGATGAGAATGATGCAGCACACGGTCAAGAGCTGTCGCCTGATGCAGATCAGCGAGGACGAAGCCCTCGCCGTGGGCGGGCTATTGGCCAAGGTTTTTCCGAAGCCCGACAAAGGGCCGGTTGAAAGGGCTGCGCAGCTCAAGCGGATTGGGCAGGAGTATGACGGGCCTGTCGAGTGCGGCCCGGTGTCGCACATCATCCTTCAAGAAGACCGTGTCGTCGCCCATGCCGTGACTTTCGGCCGCACGGTCGGCGCCAACGCGGGCGAGCTCACGGTGATGGCGCTCGCTTACGTGGCGACCGACCCGGAGTGCCGCGGCCAAGGCCTCGGCGCCGCGGTGACGCACGCGGCGTTCGCGCGCGTCGATCAGGGCGTGTTTCCATTCGCGCTGTTTCAGACCAGCTTCAAGGTTCAGCCGTTCTATGAGCAGATCGGCTGCAAGCTCGTCGAAAACCGCGTTTACAACTCGCTGAATGAAGAAGACCCGCAGGCGAATCCCTTCTGGGATGATGTCTTGATGCGTTATCCAGCGAGTGAGGGTTGGCCCATTGGTGAAATCGACCTTCGCGGTCGTGGTTGGTGA
- a CDS encoding DUF3419 family protein, protein MLATHISRAFFKLCHGNQLVYNTCWEDPRLDRVALQLGEGDRLIVITSAGCNALDYALDGPARIDTVDVNPRQNALLDLKLAGIRTLSYEQFFDLFGRGKTDNWEAVYTDAIRAELPEASRQFWDKHGKFFLGQGRRPSFYFRGTAGMFASWINWYINRYAKVRDDIEALLAADTVEQQREIYESRVKPAFWGPYIKWFMRRDAALSLLGVPRAQRKQLERYYPGGIAKFVEDSLDTVFSELPLKDNYFWRVYLTGEYTKECCPEYLKEENFARLKGTNGQPGLAERVHTHTTTILDHLKGADCNYSHFVLLDHMDWMAEHMRDVLGLQWQEIIDRSDDDAKYLWRSAAVICEFVDPITVNVGGKTRRLGDILEYNRELADELHQVDRVHTYGGFSIATLRRDGVSAEAAAAAQGAGVLGYAAGGRANKKTNRTTGTAADGGAQSAKNAVSPDALAHSR, encoded by the coding sequence ATGCTGGCCACCCACATTAGCCGAGCTTTCTTCAAGCTCTGCCACGGGAATCAACTGGTCTACAACACTTGCTGGGAAGACCCGCGGCTCGACCGCGTCGCCCTGCAGCTTGGCGAAGGCGACCGACTGATTGTTATCACCTCCGCGGGCTGCAACGCGCTGGACTACGCGCTCGACGGCCCGGCGCGGATCGACACGGTCGACGTCAACCCGCGTCAGAACGCGCTGCTTGACCTCAAGCTCGCCGGCATCCGCACGCTTAGCTACGAGCAGTTCTTCGACCTCTTCGGTCGTGGCAAGACCGATAACTGGGAGGCCGTCTATACCGACGCCATCCGCGCCGAGCTCCCCGAGGCGAGCCGCCAGTTCTGGGACAAGCACGGCAAGTTCTTCCTCGGACAAGGCCGGCGCCCGAGCTTCTACTTCCGCGGCACCGCGGGCATGTTCGCCTCGTGGATCAACTGGTACATCAACCGCTACGCCAAGGTCCGCGACGACATCGAAGCCCTGTTGGCCGCCGACACGGTCGAACAGCAAAGAGAGATCTACGAGAGCCGCGTGAAGCCCGCCTTCTGGGGCCCGTACATCAAGTGGTTCATGCGGCGTGACGCGGCGCTGTCGCTGTTGGGAGTGCCCCGCGCGCAGCGGAAGCAGCTCGAGCGCTACTACCCCGGCGGCATCGCCAAGTTTGTCGAAGACAGCCTCGACACGGTGTTCAGCGAGCTGCCGCTCAAGGACAACTACTTCTGGCGCGTCTACCTGACGGGCGAGTACACCAAGGAGTGCTGCCCCGAGTACCTGAAGGAAGAGAACTTCGCTCGCCTGAAGGGGACGAACGGCCAGCCCGGCCTTGCCGAGCGCGTCCATACGCACACGACAACGATCCTCGACCACCTCAAGGGCGCCGACTGCAACTACTCGCACTTCGTGCTGCTCGACCACATGGACTGGATGGCCGAGCACATGCGCGACGTGCTCGGTCTCCAGTGGCAAGAGATCATCGACCGATCGGACGACGATGCGAAGTACCTGTGGCGTAGCGCCGCGGTGATTTGCGAGTTCGTCGATCCGATCACCGTCAATGTCGGCGGCAAGACGCGGCGCCTCGGCGACATCCTCGAATACAACCGTGAGCTCGCCGACGAACTCCACCAAGTGGACCGCGTCCACACCTACGGCGGCTTCTCGATCGCAACGCTGCGTCGCGATGGCGTGTCGGCCGAGGCGGCCGCGGCTGCGCAGGGCGCCGGAGTCCTCGGTTACGCCGCCGGCGGCCGAGCCAACAAGAAAACCAACCGAACAACGGGGACGGCGGCCGATGGGGGCGCTCAGTCAGCTAAAAACGCTGTATCACCTGACGCTCTCGCCCATTCGCGGTGA
- a CDS encoding class I SAM-dependent methyltransferase, with amino-acid sequence MGALSQLKTLYHLTLSPIRGETHQERLDSFYGGQADEYDAFRKKMLHGREALFERLPVTPGGSWIDIGAGTARNGELLGDRIHEYGAVTFLDLSKSLLEVADRRIKDSGWSNATTLCADATAIPLPDASLDLVTFTYSLTMIPDWFAAIEEAQRLLKPGGVIGVVDFYVSRKYPADGRRKHSYFNRNFWPYWFNHDNVHPSPDHLPMLERRFTAELVEESQGKLPLLPIIRAPYYRFIGKK; translated from the coding sequence ATGGGGGCGCTCAGTCAGCTAAAAACGCTGTATCACCTGACGCTCTCGCCCATTCGCGGTGAGACGCATCAGGAGCGCCTCGACAGCTTCTATGGCGGCCAAGCGGACGAGTACGACGCGTTCCGCAAGAAGATGCTGCACGGACGTGAGGCGCTGTTCGAGCGGCTCCCCGTGACGCCCGGCGGCTCGTGGATCGACATCGGGGCCGGCACCGCTCGCAACGGCGAGCTGTTGGGCGACCGCATCCATGAATACGGCGCGGTGACGTTCCTCGACTTGTCGAAGTCGCTGCTCGAAGTCGCCGACCGCCGCATTAAGGATTCGGGCTGGTCCAACGCCACGACGCTCTGCGCTGACGCCACGGCGATCCCGCTGCCAGACGCGTCGCTCGATCTGGTGACGTTCACCTACTCGCTAACGATGATCCCCGACTGGTTCGCGGCGATCGAAGAAGCGCAGCGTCTGCTCAAGCCCGGAGGCGTCATCGGCGTCGTGGACTTCTACGTCTCGCGCAAGTACCCGGCCGACGGGCGGCGGAAGCACTCGTACTTCAACCGCAACTTCTGGCCGTACTGGTTCAACCACGACAACGTCCACCCGAGCCCCGACCACCTGCCGATGCTCGAACGGCGCTTCACCGCCGAGTTGGTGGAAGAGTCGCAAGGCAAGCTGCCGCTGCTGCCGATCATCCGCGCGCCGTATTACCGGTTCATTGGAAAGAAGTAG
- a CDS encoding ABC transporter ATP-binding protein yields MPRLRSSRSRFERFRQAYLAGKVEADLPPGAADPEKDHKRASADERQQYLRQYIEWLWPHRGAVALMMGLALAVATLEVAQPLFMRYVVDNVLLAEGLTDAERLTKLHVAGIALLLVVIVDRTLDIWKNCQQRLLNLRVIQALRRALFSRLLRLPLGQLTDMKTGGILSRLSGDIDRTTGLLQLAVISPGVSAVRLVIAIGILLAVNWRLALTAMMVIPPALVISLWVARRIRPIYRSMRKENSEIDARVSETFGGIRVVRSFQRETRELAEYLVGRHTIARKEYFAQQREMVLWSSWALLLAIVNVVIVWYGGFLNLAGSASIGDIMAFQWYTFMLLNPVWQIVNSFSELQRSLAGMERVFEVLQSPTDKPDKPGAIEAPQVVEEIRFDHVTFEYAPGQPVISDFNLTAKGGQVVALVGRSGAGKTTITDLVARFYDPTDGAVRLNGIDLRDLRLDSYRGLLGVVQQDTFLFDGSIRDNIAYGRQHATDEEVVEAARHANAHNFIAELDKGYESLIGERGVKLSGGQAQRLSIARALLADPQILILDEATSNLDSESEQLIQQSLDELMHTRTTFVIAHRLSTIAAADVIIVMEEGRIVEHGTHDELMARGGAYREMVARQRDAMRDDAAVLLE; encoded by the coding sequence GTGCCCCGTTTGCGTTCGTCCCGCTCGCGTTTCGAGCGGTTCCGTCAGGCTTATCTTGCCGGCAAGGTCGAGGCCGACCTGCCGCCGGGCGCCGCGGACCCTGAGAAGGACCACAAGCGGGCATCCGCCGACGAGCGGCAGCAGTACCTGCGGCAGTACATCGAGTGGCTGTGGCCGCACCGTGGCGCCGTTGCGTTGATGATGGGCCTAGCGCTGGCGGTGGCGACCCTGGAAGTCGCGCAGCCACTGTTCATGCGCTACGTCGTCGATAACGTGCTGCTAGCGGAAGGGCTCACCGACGCCGAGCGGCTCACCAAGCTGCATGTCGCCGGCATCGCGCTGCTGCTGGTGGTCATCGTCGACCGCACGCTCGACATCTGGAAGAACTGCCAGCAACGGCTGCTGAATCTGCGGGTCATCCAGGCGTTGCGACGGGCGCTGTTCAGCCGGTTGCTGCGGCTGCCGCTGGGGCAACTCACCGATATGAAGACGGGCGGCATCCTCTCTCGGCTGTCGGGGGACATCGACCGCACGACGGGGCTCTTGCAACTGGCGGTGATCTCGCCAGGCGTCTCGGCCGTGCGGCTGGTGATCGCCATCGGCATCTTGCTGGCCGTCAACTGGCGCCTCGCGCTGACGGCGATGATGGTCATCCCGCCGGCGCTGGTGATCAGCTTGTGGGTCGCGCGGCGCATCCGGCCGATCTACCGTTCGATGCGTAAGGAGAACTCCGAGATCGACGCCCGCGTCAGCGAGACGTTCGGCGGCATCCGGGTCGTGCGGTCGTTCCAACGCGAGACGCGCGAGCTCGCCGAGTACCTCGTCGGTCGGCACACGATCGCCCGCAAGGAGTACTTCGCCCAGCAGCGCGAGATGGTGTTGTGGAGCAGTTGGGCGCTGCTGCTGGCGATCGTGAACGTCGTCATCGTCTGGTACGGCGGCTTCTTGAATCTCGCCGGCTCGGCCTCGATCGGCGACATCATGGCGTTCCAATGGTACACGTTCATGCTGCTCAACCCGGTGTGGCAGATCGTCAACTCGTTCAGCGAGTTGCAGCGGTCGCTCGCCGGCATGGAGCGCGTCTTCGAGGTGCTGCAGAGCCCCACCGACAAACCGGACAAGCCCGGCGCGATCGAGGCGCCGCAGGTGGTCGAAGAGATCCGCTTCGACCACGTCACGTTCGAGTATGCGCCGGGACAGCCGGTGATCAGCGATTTCAATCTGACTGCCAAGGGCGGGCAGGTCGTCGCGTTGGTGGGTCGCAGCGGCGCCGGCAAGACGACGATCACCGACCTCGTGGCGCGGTTCTACGACCCAACCGACGGCGCCGTACGGCTCAACGGCATCGACCTGCGCGACCTGCGGCTCGATTCATACCGCGGGTTGCTGGGCGTCGTGCAGCAGGACACGTTCCTGTTCGACGGATCGATCCGCGACAACATCGCCTACGGCCGGCAGCACGCCACCGACGAAGAGGTTGTCGAAGCCGCCAGGCACGCCAACGCCCACAACTTCATCGCCGAACTCGACAAGGGTTATGAGTCGCTGATCGGCGAACGCGGCGTGAAGCTCTCCGGCGGGCAGGCGCAGCGGTTGTCGATCGCCCGCGCTCTATTAGCCGACCCGCAGATCCTGATCCTCGACGAGGCGACGAGCAATCTCGACAGCGAGAGCGAGCAGCTCATCCAGCAGTCGCTGGACGAGTTGATGCACACCCGGACGACCTTCGTAATCGCCCACCGGCTGTCGACGATCGCGGCGGCGGACGTGATCATCGTCATGGAGGAGGGGCGGATCGTCGAGCACGGCACGCACGACGAGCTGATGGCCCGGGGAGGCGCGTACCGTGAGATGGTCGCCCGGCAACGCGACGCGATGCGCGACGACGCCGCGGTGCTGCTCGAGTAG
- the accD gene encoding acetyl-CoA carboxylase, carboxyltransferase subunit beta gives MSIGQSIPPAAMTSDNQTPEDALPTPAAPRPKRGVPSGLWLRCDDCGETVFRKEVEQLMSVCPVCGRHMYLSAPDRVRFMLDEGTFEEWDGDLMPADPLQFADKKPYAERVIAEQKRTGLKDAALTGAGMIRGRRVAFGVTDSAFIMGSMGSVVGERLTRLIERATEQKLPVVIVSGSGGGARMHEGILSLMQMAKVSAALAKYGDAGGLFISVLTNPTMGGVAASFASLGDLVFAEPKALIGFAGPRTIKATLRTELPEGFQTSEFLLEHGYIDRIVRRADLKSEIARTIDYCGK, from the coding sequence ATGTCGATCGGCCAGTCGATCCCGCCCGCCGCCATGACGTCTGACAACCAGACGCCCGAAGACGCCTTGCCGACCCCGGCCGCCCCGCGCCCCAAGCGCGGCGTCCCGAGCGGATTGTGGCTGCGTTGCGACGACTGCGGCGAGACCGTCTTCCGCAAGGAAGTCGAACAACTGATGAGCGTGTGCCCGGTCTGCGGCCGGCACATGTATCTCAGCGCGCCCGACCGGGTTCGGTTCATGCTCGACGAGGGGACGTTCGAGGAGTGGGACGGCGACCTGATGCCGGCCGATCCGCTGCAATTCGCCGACAAGAAGCCCTACGCCGAGCGCGTCATCGCCGAGCAGAAGCGGACCGGCCTGAAGGACGCGGCCCTCACCGGCGCGGGCATGATCCGCGGCCGCCGGGTGGCGTTCGGCGTCACCGACTCGGCCTTCATCATGGGGAGCATGGGCTCGGTCGTCGGCGAGCGGCTCACCCGGCTCATCGAGCGCGCCACCGAGCAGAAGCTCCCCGTCGTGATCGTCAGCGGCTCGGGCGGCGGCGCCCGGATGCACGAGGGCATCCTCTCACTGATGCAGATGGCCAAGGTCTCCGCCGCGCTGGCGAAGTACGGCGACGCTGGCGGCCTGTTTATTTCGGTGCTCACCAACCCCACGATGGGCGGCGTCGCCGCGAGCTTCGCGTCGCTGGGCGACCTGGTGTTCGCCGAGCCCAAGGCGCTGATCGGCTTCGCCGGCCCGCGAACGATTAAGGCCACGCTCCGCACCGAACTCCCCGAGGGCTTTCAGACAAGCGAGTTCCTCCTCGAGCACGGCTACATCGACCGCATCGTCCGCCGCGCGGACTTGAAGAGCGAGATCGCGCGGACGATTGACTACTGCGGGAAGTAA
- a CDS encoding ion transporter — protein MERPPRAGYLENRLRPGPRPWQRRFYEVIFEADTPYGRAFDVLLLAMILLSIAVVMLESVRSVREDWGPLLVAFEWGVTLLFTAEFIARLACVDRPLRYVFSFFGVVDILSILPTYLAPFAAESHSLATIRTLRLLRVFRVLKMGRHLSEANTLLRALRHTWPKITVFLTVIFCSIVILGTLMYLIERDAGSGFNDIPTSVYWAIVTMTTVGYGDIAPITPLGKFTAAMIMLFGYAIIIVPTGIFSAEVIREARPKSFPCPGCGRQQHAQDALYCDLCGAALSG, from the coding sequence ATGGAACGACCCCCACGCGCCGGCTATCTCGAGAACCGCTTACGGCCGGGCCCACGCCCCTGGCAGCGCCGCTTCTACGAGGTGATCTTCGAGGCGGACACCCCTTACGGCAGGGCGTTCGATGTCCTCCTCTTGGCGATGATCCTCTTGAGCATCGCGGTCGTGATGCTTGAGAGTGTGCGTAGCGTGCGCGAGGATTGGGGGCCGCTGCTGGTGGCGTTCGAGTGGGGCGTCACGCTGCTGTTCACGGCCGAGTTTATCGCCAGGCTGGCATGCGTCGATCGGCCGCTGCGGTACGTGTTCAGCTTCTTCGGCGTCGTCGATATCCTCTCGATCTTGCCGACCTACCTCGCGCCGTTCGCCGCGGAGAGCCATTCGCTGGCGACGATCCGCACACTGCGGCTGCTGCGGGTGTTCCGTGTGTTGAAGATGGGGCGTCACCTCTCTGAGGCGAACACCTTGCTGCGGGCGCTACGGCACACTTGGCCGAAGATCACCGTGTTCCTTACGGTCATCTTCTGTTCGATCGTCATCCTCGGGACGCTGATGTACCTGATCGAGCGTGACGCGGGCAGCGGCTTCAATGACATCCCGACGAGCGTCTACTGGGCGATCGTGACGATGACCACCGTCGGCTACGGCGACATCGCACCGATAACGCCTCTGGGGAAGTTCACCGCGGCGATGATCATGCTCTTCGGTTACGCCATCATCATCGTGCCGACGGGCATCTTCTCGGCCGAGGTGATCCGGGAGGCGCGGCCGAAGTCCTTCCCCTGCCCCGGTTGCGGCCGACAACAGCACGCCCAGGACGCGCTCTACTGCGATCTTTGCGGCGCGGCGCTGTCCGGTTAG